Below is a window of Flavobacterium sp. CFS9 DNA.
CTTTTGGTGTAAAAATGAAATTGTAAAGGGTAATAAAGGTCATTAATAAACCCACAATAATCATGGTATAAGACCAGGCTTTGGTATTGTCACCATATTTATGTTCTAAGTAACCTGCGAGTAAAACAATTAATCCATTTCCGGCAAGCATCGAAAGTCGGTAAAAGGTACTTCTGATTCCTAAGAAAAAAGACTGCTGTTCTTTGGGTAAAACCAATAAATAAAAACCATCACTGGCAATATCATTGGAGGCTGATGCAAAAGCGGCAACCCAGAATATGGCTAATGTCATCATGAAAAAGCCACTCGTTGGAATGGTGAATCCAACGATCAAAAAAGCAATGGAAATAAGCAATTGCATGGATAGAAACCATTTTCTTTTGGTACCGATTAATTCAATCAATGGGCTCCAAAGTGGTTTTATTACCCAGGGAAGGTATAATAAACTGGTGTAGACGCCAATATCTTCGTTTGATATTCCCAGATTTTTGTACATAATTACCGAAACAGAGATAATTATGGCATAAGGCAATCCAGATGCGAAATTTAGAAACGGAATCCAGAACCATGGTTTATTATCTGTTTTCATTTGGCTGGGCAGGGGTATAAGGTTTAAATGGTTTTTTCAGGTCGATAGCTGCGGGTGTGCTTTCATTGGCATAATAATCAATAAAGGTTATAGCGCAGGCTTTGTATTGATTTATTTTTTCGGCAGGAATGCTGAATGAAATTACTCCGTTTGTTTCGTAAACGGTAATTTTATCGATAATTTTTGTAGCGTCATTAATGTCCACTTTCGAAACATGATCTCCGCCATAAATTACGATGTAGCGGACTTTTGTATTCAGCGGACTTTTGATGGTGAATGTGTATTTACTGCTGTCTCTTGAATATTCATTGAAAACCGGTGTATCGATGATAATGTGTTTTAAATTGGGTACCGGAGCCGGAAGTGCTGGATATTTATATTGATTTTCTTCTAAAAGACGCACAATATCAAAGTTTTTGTTCATGAACCATTTAGAACTGAAATACGCACTTCCGCTTACTTTTTTAAAGCTTCTCGCATAATCAATCTGATTTGGGATTTCGCTGGCAAAATTCCAGCTTTTATCATTGTCTCCTCTGATTTTATAAGAGGCGTGTCCGATATAAAGTGCCGTATTGTTAGAGTTTTCCGACCACCATTTTACCAGTTTTGCATAAGAAGCTCTCGGGTTGTTCATACTCCAGTACAATTGAGGCAGGATGTAATCGATCCATTTTTGGTCCATCCATAGAACAGGATCGGCGTACAAATCATCGTAATTGGAAGTTGACTGGGTTTCAGAACCTTTTGGATCCTGAGATTTATTACGCCATACTCCAAACGGACTGATTCCGAATTGTACCCATGGTTTACTGGTTTTAATCATGGTTGAAATGGTGTGCACAAAATTGCTCACATTGGCACGACGCCAATCGCCAAGATTTAAGCCAGCTCCGTATTTTTTGTATGAAGCGGTATCGTTAAAGGTTTTTCCCGGGACAGTATAAGGGTAAAAATAGTCATCAAAATGAATGGCATCGATATCGTATTTGTCGACTACTTCTTTTACTACTTTGGTTAAATGTTCCTGAACTTCTGGTAGTGCAGGATCGTAATATATTTTTCCGGCGTATTCAATCATCCATTCCGGATGTTTAAAAATATCGTGATCGGGACTTAGCTGTTGTTTGTTCAGGTCAAAAGTAGCGCGGTACGGATTCAGCCAGGCGTGAAATTCAAAACCTCTTTTATGGGCTTCTTCAATCATCCAGGCCAGGGTATCGTAATACGGATTGGGAGCCTGTCCTTCTTTCCCGGTCAGGAAACGGGACCATGGCGCGAGTTCTGTTGGATATAAAGCATCTCCAACGCTTCGAATCTGAACTATTACGGCGTTGTAGTTTAATTTTTTATAAGCTTCTAAAATTTCAAGATAGTCCGCTTTTTCTTTTTCTACGGTGTCTTTGGCAGTTTTAGGCCAATCAATATTTACGACAGTTGCAATCCAGACCCCTCTAAATTCGTTTTTAGGGTAAAGTGTTTTTTCCTGTGCGTCGGATTTCCATCCGAAGAAAAATAAAAATAGAATAGAGAATAATAGTTGCTGATTTTTATGCATTTCAATCTTTTTTAACAGAAACCAAAAATAGTTTTTTTAGATGAGTATAAGAAATTATAATTTTAGAATAGTGATGAAGGGGGGATGTTTAATTGTTTAATTGTTTATTCGTTTAATTGTAGGTTGATAAACTGAATGAAATTGGTTGTTGTTTATAGTTTATGGTTTATGGTTGTTTGTTTGTTTGTTTGTTTGTTTGTTTGTTTGTTGTTAGTCATAGTTGGTAAATCAATATTGTCCGTCTGAGCGGAGTCGAAGACAGGTCAACGGGAACGAGAGGGGCTTCGACTTCGCTCAGCCTGACATTAGGAACAGATTGATTTTTTATTTTGCACATCATAAATCATAAATCAGTAATCGTTAATCACAAATCTTAAATCTTAAATCGGTTATACCTTAAAAATGAGCTTCTTCTTATAAAAATACCCTAAAACACAACTCCACAATAGCACATACAATACAGAATAGGTAAGGGACGATAACAATTGATTTTCAAAAAGAAGGCTGATCCAATATTGGTACGCATAGTCTCTAACGCTTATAGTTTCGGAAATATTTTGAGGATCCTGAGTTTTGATCATCGCAAGTGCCCGAGGCAGTATGCCGGAAACAAAGAATACAATCATTGGATTTACGCCCCAGCTCAGTAAAAAGGTTGTCCATTTTTTGTGGTTGAGTATATCTACTACATAATAGATTAAAGTGAGTAAAAACAAGCCAATCCCGGCAGTAAATAAAACATAAGAGCTGCTCCAAAGTGCTTTATTTATAGGAAAAAATAGAGACCACAGCAATCCTGAGATAATCAGAGCAATACTAAGGATTCCCATTTTTTTAGCAATTTCGGTTTTGGGTATGGGGTTTAGAAGCAATTGACCTATTAGCAATCCGATTAATCCGTTTGCTATAGTGGGTACAGTACTTAGAATACCTTCCGGGTCCCAGGTTTTGGTAGCGATGTACATGTGATTTTCGAGTAAAATACTATCGAGCCATGACGCTAAATTGGTACCCGGCTCCAGATTGGCAGGACCAATTCCGGGAACTGGAATGAGTGTCATGATCGCCCAATATCCAAATAGAATAATAGCACTTAGAATGGCTTGGGTTTTTATGTTTGTTTTTAAATAGACGAGTGAAACCAGCAGATAAACAACCCCAATACGCTGTAATACTCCGGGAAGTCTGACATCGTTAAAGTTTTCATGTCCGCCATAAGCTAA
It encodes the following:
- a CDS encoding acyltransferase family protein, whose protein sequence is MKDRIISVDVLRGLTVLLMTVVNNPGSWDYVYPILDHAKWNGCTLADLVFPFFILVVGIAIPLAMPIKQDKPENILKIITRSLRIICLGFFLYFFNSIYFLGLDGFPLLIVRLILTILVGYALIGNFSLKMKTILAVGLFIIFLTLAYGGHENFNDVRLPGVLQRIGVVYLLVSLVYLKTNIKTQAILSAIILFGYWAIMTLIPVPGIGPANLEPGTNLASWLDSILLENHMYIATKTWDPEGILSTVPTIANGLIGLLIGQLLLNPIPKTEIAKKMGILSIALIISGLLWSLFFPINKALWSSSYVLFTAGIGLFLLTLIYYVVDILNHKKWTTFLLSWGVNPMIVFFVSGILPRALAMIKTQDPQNISETISVRDYAYQYWISLLFENQLLSSLTYSVLYVLLWSCVLGYFYKKKLIFKV
- a CDS encoding glycoside hydrolase family 10 protein, with protein sequence MHKNQQLLFSILFLFFFGWKSDAQEKTLYPKNEFRGVWIATVVNIDWPKTAKDTVEKEKADYLEILEAYKKLNYNAVIVQIRSVGDALYPTELAPWSRFLTGKEGQAPNPYYDTLAWMIEEAHKRGFEFHAWLNPYRATFDLNKQQLSPDHDIFKHPEWMIEYAGKIYYDPALPEVQEHLTKVVKEVVDKYDIDAIHFDDYFYPYTVPGKTFNDTASYKKYGAGLNLGDWRRANVSNFVHTISTMIKTSKPWVQFGISPFGVWRNKSQDPKGSETQSTSNYDDLYADPVLWMDQKWIDYILPQLYWSMNNPRASYAKLVKWWSENSNNTALYIGHASYKIRGDNDKSWNFASEIPNQIDYARSFKKVSGSAYFSSKWFMNKNFDIVRLLEENQYKYPALPAPVPNLKHIIIDTPVFNEYSRDSSKYTFTIKSPLNTKVRYIVIYGGDHVSKVDINDATKIIDKITVYETNGVISFSIPAEKINQYKACAITFIDYYANESTPAAIDLKKPFKPYTPAQPNENR